Proteins from a single region of Acidovorax sp. NCPPB 3576:
- a CDS encoding RNA pyrophosphohydrolase translates to MLDRDGFRPNVGIILLNQKNQVFWGKRIRTHSWQFPQGGIDRGETPEQAMYRELHEEVGLQPGHVRVVARTRDWLRYEVPDRYIRRDARGHYKGQKQIWYLLQLLGHDWDLNLRATNHPEFDAWRWNDYWVPLDVVVEFKRGVYEMALTELARFLPRHEQRNRYLRSGMRSREGEGLPSGMPMHRAGSLLVSPGMEMPPGASFDPDPQKSKAPSAPMEQGAGIPLSPTQFSPKLV, encoded by the coding sequence ATGCTTGACCGGGACGGCTTTCGGCCGAACGTCGGCATCATCCTGCTCAACCAGAAAAACCAGGTGTTCTGGGGCAAGCGCATCCGCACCCACAGCTGGCAGTTCCCGCAGGGCGGCATCGATCGGGGGGAGACCCCCGAACAGGCAATGTACCGCGAACTGCACGAAGAAGTGGGATTGCAGCCGGGCCATGTGCGCGTGGTTGCCCGTACCAGGGACTGGTTGCGCTATGAGGTGCCTGACCGGTACATCCGCCGCGATGCGCGCGGACACTACAAGGGCCAGAAGCAAATCTGGTATCTGCTGCAGTTGCTGGGCCATGACTGGGACCTGAACCTGCGCGCCACCAACCATCCCGAATTCGACGCCTGGCGTTGGAACGATTACTGGGTGCCGCTCGATGTGGTGGTGGAGTTCAAGCGCGGCGTGTATGAGATGGCGCTTACCGAGTTGGCACGTTTTCTGCCTCGCCACGAGCAACGCAATCGTTATTTGCGCAGCGGCATGCGGTCCCGTGAAGGCGAAGGCTTGCCCAGCGGCATGCCCATGCATCGCGCCGGCTCGTTGCTGGTCAGCCCAGGCATGGAAATGCCGCCTGGGGCCAGCTTCGACCCCGATCCTCAGAAGAGCAAAGCCCCTTCGGCACCCATGGAACAGGGAGCGGGAATTCCACTCTCGCCCACGCAGTTTTCGCCCAAGTTGGTCTAA
- a CDS encoding polyprenyl synthetase family protein → MHEVDKVIAARLNSSVSLVGDIARYIISAGGKRLRPALLLLMCGALGYKGLQRFNLAAVVEFIHTATLLHDDVVDESTLRRGRPTANENFGNPASVLVGDFLHSRAFQMMVDADDMRVMQILSEATNVIAEGEVQQLMNTHDASLDEQGYLDVIRSKTAKLFEASARLAAILARSTPDLEKACADYGQALGTAFQVIDDVLDYDGDSSEMGKNLGDDLREGKVTLPLIIAMQRGTQEQRLLIENAIQTGAVEELPAIVQIVKSTGALEATRFAAAAQAQQAIDAAKQLPPNSYTEGLLELASQLLERRL, encoded by the coding sequence ATGCACGAGGTGGACAAAGTCATTGCCGCCCGGCTGAATTCGTCAGTCTCTCTTGTGGGCGACATTGCCCGTTACATCATTTCTGCTGGAGGCAAGCGACTGCGCCCCGCATTGCTTTTGCTGATGTGCGGCGCACTCGGCTACAAGGGGCTCCAGCGTTTCAATCTGGCAGCGGTTGTGGAGTTCATTCATACCGCCACCCTGCTACATGACGATGTGGTGGATGAATCTACCTTGCGGAGAGGCCGTCCGACGGCCAATGAAAACTTTGGCAATCCGGCGAGCGTGCTGGTCGGTGATTTCTTGCACTCGCGCGCCTTCCAGATGATGGTCGATGCCGATGACATGCGCGTGATGCAGATCCTTTCGGAGGCCACCAACGTCATTGCCGAAGGAGAGGTGCAGCAACTCATGAACACCCATGACGCCTCGCTGGACGAGCAGGGCTATCTGGACGTCATCCGGTCCAAGACGGCCAAACTCTTCGAGGCGAGCGCTCGGCTAGCGGCCATTCTGGCCCGCAGCACCCCCGATTTGGAGAAGGCCTGCGCAGATTACGGCCAAGCATTAGGGACTGCTTTTCAAGTCATTGACGACGTGCTTGACTATGATGGCGACTCATCGGAAATGGGGAAAAATCTTGGCGATGATCTCCGGGAAGGCAAAGTCACCCTGCCCTTGATCATTGCAATGCAGCGCGGCACTCAAGAGCAGCGGCTACTGATAGAAAACGCCATACAAACTGGCGCCGTGGAGGAGCTTCCTGCCATCGTGCAAATCGTGAAAAGCACTGGAGCACTTGAGGCGACGCGGTTTGCTGCAGCGGCTCAAGCCCAGCAGGCGATCGATGCAGCGAAGCAATTGCCCCCCAATAGTTACACAGAAGGTTTGCTAGAATTGGCTTCGCAATTATTGGAGCGGCGCCTGTAA
- the cgtA gene encoding Obg family GTPase CgtA — MKFVDEAFIDIAAGDGGNGCVSFRHEKYKEFGGPNGGDGGRGGHVFAVADPNLNTLVDFRYSRRHEAKRGEHGMGSDMFGAAGDDITLKMPVGTIITDAETGEVLYELLEPGEVITIAKGGDGGFGNMRFKSAINRAPRQKTPGWPGEKKNLKLELKVLADVGLLGMPNAGKSTLIAAISNARPKIADYPFTTLHPNLGVVRVGPEQSFVVADIPGLIEGASEGAGLGHQFLRHLQRTRLLLHVIDLAPFDDAVDPVAQAKAIVGELKKYDAGLYEKPRWLVLNKLDMVPKEEREKRVRDFVKRFKWKGPVFEISALTREGCEPLIHAIYRHVQVQQKAEQAPEEVDPRFVGDRPE, encoded by the coding sequence ATGAAGTTCGTCGACGAAGCCTTTATCGACATTGCTGCCGGCGACGGGGGCAATGGTTGTGTGTCGTTCCGGCATGAAAAATACAAGGAGTTTGGCGGACCCAATGGGGGTGATGGCGGCCGGGGAGGGCATGTCTTTGCCGTGGCCGATCCAAATTTGAATACGTTGGTGGATTTTCGCTATTCCCGCCGCCATGAGGCAAAGCGCGGTGAGCATGGCATGGGCTCTGACATGTTCGGTGCCGCCGGCGATGACATTACCTTGAAGATGCCGGTGGGCACCATCATCACCGATGCGGAGACCGGCGAGGTCCTGTATGAATTGTTGGAGCCGGGAGAGGTGATCACCATTGCCAAGGGTGGTGACGGCGGCTTTGGCAACATGCGGTTCAAGAGCGCCATCAATCGTGCGCCGCGCCAAAAAACGCCAGGATGGCCTGGCGAGAAGAAGAATCTCAAACTGGAGTTGAAGGTGCTGGCCGATGTCGGTCTGCTGGGCATGCCCAACGCTGGCAAATCCACCCTGATCGCTGCCATCTCCAACGCGCGACCCAAGATCGCCGACTATCCCTTCACGACCCTGCATCCCAACCTGGGCGTAGTTCGTGTGGGGCCTGAGCAGAGTTTTGTCGTTGCGGATATTCCTGGATTGATCGAAGGCGCCTCTGAAGGGGCGGGCCTCGGGCACCAATTCCTGCGCCACCTTCAGCGCACGCGTTTGCTGTTGCATGTGATCGACTTGGCGCCCTTCGATGATGCGGTTGATCCTGTCGCACAAGCCAAGGCCATTGTGGGCGAGCTTAAAAAGTACGATGCGGGCCTTTACGAAAAGCCGCGCTGGCTTGTGCTTAATAAGTTGGACATGGTTCCGAAGGAAGAGCGGGAGAAGCGCGTGCGGGACTTCGTGAAGCGGTTCAAGTGGAAGGGGCCCGTCTTCGAGATTTCAGCCTTGACTCGCGAAGGTTGCGAGCCGTTGATTCATGCCATTTACCGGCATGTGCAAGTTCAGCAAAAGGCGGAGCAGGCGCCGGAAGAGGTGGATCCACGTTTCGTGGGCGATCGGCCTGAGTGA
- a CDS encoding hemolysin family protein, translated as MTLSQSLFVIGLLIVASAFFSIAEISLAASRRLRLRQMADEGDTRADRVMRMQEQPGDYFTVVQVGQNAVAILGGIVGEGALSPHFTELFAYWLSNARAETAGFLASFTIITSLFILLADLFPKRLGMANPERLALRVSAPMKLLMTVLRPVVWLYSRGADVLFRVLGLSSLRDDRVTSDDILAMMEAGARAGVLAAREQQVIENVFELDTRTVGSAMSQRDRIAYFLRDDPDTVIRARIAEEPFSTYPVCDGDIDHVVGYVDAKDLFQRVLNNQPISLADEGLVRKVLIVPDRLSLSEVLEQFRQVHEDFAVIVNEYSLVVGVVTLNDVMSTVMGDLVMGPADEEQIVRRDENSWLIDGVTPVEDVLRALNLDELPHAEEYETLAGFLMVMLRRVPRRTDSVNWGGYKFEVLDVDSYRIDQIMVSRLQDSNGAPIAAAAASGI; from the coding sequence ATGACCCTGTCCCAAAGTCTTTTTGTTATCGGCCTCCTCATCGTGGCCAGCGCGTTCTTCTCCATCGCGGAAATCTCCCTGGCGGCTTCGCGGCGCCTGCGCCTGCGCCAGATGGCCGACGAAGGTGACACGCGCGCCGACCGCGTCATGCGCATGCAGGAGCAGCCGGGCGACTATTTCACCGTGGTCCAGGTCGGCCAGAACGCCGTCGCCATCCTGGGCGGTATCGTGGGCGAGGGCGCACTCAGCCCCCATTTCACCGAACTGTTCGCCTACTGGCTCAGTAACGCGCGAGCGGAGACCGCGGGCTTCCTCGCGTCGTTCACCATCATCACTTCGCTGTTCATTCTGCTGGCCGACCTGTTCCCCAAGCGGCTGGGCATGGCGAATCCCGAGCGCCTGGCACTGCGCGTGTCGGCACCGATGAAGCTGCTGATGACCGTGCTGCGGCCCGTGGTGTGGCTGTACAGCCGCGGCGCGGACGTGCTGTTTCGCGTGCTGGGGCTGTCGTCGCTGCGGGACGACCGGGTCACCTCCGATGACATCCTGGCCATGATGGAAGCCGGCGCCCGCGCCGGCGTCCTGGCCGCGCGCGAGCAGCAGGTGATCGAGAACGTGTTCGAGCTGGACACGCGCACCGTCGGCAGCGCCATGTCGCAGCGCGACCGCATCGCCTACTTCCTGCGCGACGACCCCGACACGGTGATCCGCGCGCGCATCGCCGAAGAGCCGTTCTCGACCTATCCCGTGTGCGACGGCGACATCGACCACGTGGTCGGCTACGTGGACGCCAAGGACCTCTTTCAGCGCGTGCTGAACAACCAGCCCATTTCGCTGGCCGACGAAGGCCTGGTGCGCAAGGTGCTCATCGTGCCGGATCGGCTTTCGTTGTCCGAGGTGCTGGAGCAGTTCCGCCAGGTGCACGAAGACTTTGCGGTGATCGTGAACGAATACAGCCTGGTGGTGGGCGTCGTCACCCTGAACGACGTGATGAGCACCGTGATGGGCGACCTCGTCATGGGCCCGGCGGACGAAGAGCAGATCGTGCGGCGCGACGAGAACTCCTGGCTCATCGACGGCGTGACGCCGGTCGAAGACGTGCTGCGCGCGTTGAACCTGGACGAACTGCCCCACGCCGAAGAATACGAAACGCTGGCCGGCTTCCTGATGGTGATGCTGCGCCGCGTGCCGCGGCGCACCGACAGCGTGAACTGGGGCGGCTACAAGTTCGAGGTGCTGGACGTGGACAGCTACCGCATCGACCAGATCATGGTCTCGCGGCTACAGGATTCGAACGGCGCCCCCATCGCCGCCGCCGCTGCCAGCGGCATCTGA
- a CDS encoding lytic transglycosylase domain-containing protein: MSAMKGEGGAVSRRACLVSLSAGPAAWLAAPQAAHAGGQLEEPLIDSVRTALSSAVLNQAPPEPQFGTTEARLLYLRWLGTMSDRLRRRKPEWEVRRDFLQTVWYESKRAGLDVSLVLGLVQVESAFRKFAVSSVGARGYMQVMPFWTRVIGDGDPGKLFHMQTNLRFGCVILRHYLDRERGDLFMTLGRYNGSRGRPQYPDAVFAAQRNWAFQDRITTAAA, from the coding sequence ATGAGTGCAATGAAAGGCGAGGGCGGGGCGGTTTCGCGCCGAGCCTGTCTGGTGTCTTTGTCTGCCGGTCCAGCGGCCTGGCTGGCGGCCCCCCAGGCCGCCCATGCCGGGGGCCAACTGGAAGAGCCCCTGATCGACTCCGTTCGCACCGCCTTGAGTTCCGCCGTTCTCAACCAGGCGCCGCCTGAGCCCCAGTTCGGGACGACGGAAGCGCGCCTGCTGTACCTGCGCTGGCTGGGCACCATGAGCGACCGCCTGCGCCGCCGCAAGCCCGAGTGGGAGGTGCGCCGCGACTTCCTGCAGACCGTCTGGTACGAATCCAAGCGGGCGGGGCTCGACGTGTCGCTGGTGCTGGGCCTGGTGCAGGTCGAGAGCGCGTTCCGCAAGTTCGCCGTGTCCAGCGTCGGGGCGCGTGGCTACATGCAGGTGATGCCGTTCTGGACGCGGGTGATCGGCGACGGCGATCCCGGCAAGCTGTTCCACATGCAGACCAACCTGCGGTTTGGCTGCGTGATCCTGCGCCACTATCTGGACCGGGAGCGTGGCGATCTGTTCATGACGCTGGGCCGCTACAACGGCAGCCGCGGCCGGCCGCAGTACCCTGATGCGGTGTTCGCTGCGCAGCGCAACTGGGCGTTCCAGGACCGAATCACCACCGCCGCCGCCTGA
- the proB gene encoding glutamate 5-kinase, translated as MVSSILRDARRIVVKVGSSLVTNEGRGLDEAAIGEWSRQLAALARGESGGRREVVMVSSGAIAEGMKRLGWATRPHEIHELQAAAAVGQMGLAQMYETKLREQGLSSAQVLLTHADLADRERYLNARSTLLTLLRLGVVPVINENDTVVTDEIKFGDNDTLGALVANLIEADALIILTDQKGLYTADPRHNPDAKFVHEAQAGDLTLEAMAGGVGSSIGRGGMITKIIAAKRAAGSGASTVIAWGRETDVLVRLTQGEAIGTLLVAQTQKKQARKQWMADHLQMRGSVTVDMGAAVKLRAEGKSLLPIGMITVDGDFSRGDVIAVRDETGAEVARGLANYASAEARLLCRKPSSEFERLLGYAAEPEMVHRDNMVLASA; from the coding sequence ATGGTTTCCAGCATATTGCGCGACGCGCGCCGCATTGTCGTCAAAGTAGGATCCAGCCTCGTGACCAACGAGGGACGGGGCTTGGATGAGGCCGCCATTGGAGAATGGAGTCGCCAACTGGCTGCGCTGGCGCGCGGCGAATCGGGCGGACGGCGCGAGGTGGTCATGGTGTCCAGCGGCGCGATCGCGGAAGGGATGAAACGCCTGGGTTGGGCGACGCGTCCCCATGAGATCCACGAACTCCAGGCGGCGGCGGCAGTGGGTCAGATGGGGCTTGCACAGATGTACGAGACCAAGTTGAGGGAGCAAGGGCTGAGCAGTGCGCAAGTGCTTCTCACGCACGCTGATTTGGCGGATCGTGAGCGCTATCTGAATGCCCGCTCTACCTTGCTCACTCTGCTGCGCTTGGGCGTGGTGCCTGTGATCAACGAGAACGATACGGTGGTCACGGACGAGATCAAGTTCGGTGATAACGACACGCTCGGTGCGTTGGTCGCCAACCTCATCGAGGCGGATGCCTTGATTATCTTGACGGATCAAAAAGGGCTTTACACGGCGGATCCCCGACACAATCCGGATGCGAAGTTTGTACATGAAGCCCAGGCCGGCGACTTGACCCTGGAAGCGATGGCGGGTGGCGTAGGCTCCAGCATCGGTCGCGGCGGCATGATCACGAAAATCATTGCGGCCAAACGGGCTGCGGGTTCGGGTGCTTCCACCGTCATTGCGTGGGGCCGGGAGACCGATGTGCTGGTGCGCCTGACGCAGGGAGAGGCCATTGGAACCCTGCTGGTCGCGCAGACGCAGAAAAAACAGGCGCGCAAGCAGTGGATGGCAGACCATTTGCAAATGCGTGGCTCCGTGACCGTGGACATGGGGGCCGCGGTAAAGCTTCGAGCGGAGGGAAAAAGCCTTCTGCCGATCGGGATGATCACCGTTGATGGTGACTTTTCGCGCGGTGACGTTATCGCTGTGCGTGACGAAACCGGGGCGGAAGTGGCCAGAGGGCTCGCAAACTACGCCAGTGCGGAGGCTCGGCTCCTGTGCCGAAAGCCATCATCGGAGTTCGAGCGGCTTTTGGGGTATGCCGCCGAGCCAGAGATGGTGCATCGGGACAATATGGTTCTTGCGAGCGCCTGA
- a CDS encoding proline--tRNA ligase, with the protein MKASQFFVSTLKEAPADAEVVSHKLMTRAGLIKKLGAGIYNYMPMGLRVIRKVEAIVREEMNRAGAVEVAMPVVQPAEFWQETGRFDKMGPELLRIQDRHGRDFVIQPTSEEVVTDIARQELRSYKQLPKNLYQIQTKFRDERRPRFGLMRGREFIMKDAYSFDRDQDAAKASYQVMAQAYRRIFDRFGLTYRAVAADSGAIGGDLSEEFQVIAATGEDAIVYCPQSDYAANMEKAEALAPAGPRPASTQALAKTPTPGKSTCADVAQLLGVALQTTVKSLVLATDETNDTGEIIKTQVWLLLLRGDHDMNEIKVSKVPGLAGFRFATVGEIEDHFGCKPGYLGPLKLQKPVKLVVDREVAVMADWICGANEIDCHMTGVNWGRDLPEPEVVADLRNVVAGDRSPDGQGELAIERGIEVGHVFYLGTKYSKAMNATFLGEDGKPAFFEMGCYGIGITRLPAAAIEQNHDDRGIIWPDAIAPFTVVVCPIGMDRSAEVKAAAEQLHADLLAAGVDVLLDDRGERPGAMFADWELIGVPHRVVISDRGLKEGQLEYQHRRDTAATKVATADILAHIQGRLTP; encoded by the coding sequence ATGAAAGCGTCCCAATTCTTCGTATCCACCCTCAAGGAAGCCCCGGCCGATGCGGAAGTGGTCAGCCACAAGCTCATGACGCGGGCGGGCCTCATCAAGAAGCTGGGGGCGGGCATCTACAACTACATGCCCATGGGACTGCGCGTCATCCGCAAGGTGGAGGCCATCGTGCGGGAAGAGATGAACCGGGCCGGTGCCGTCGAGGTCGCCATGCCTGTGGTGCAGCCGGCGGAGTTCTGGCAGGAGACCGGCCGCTTCGACAAGATGGGGCCGGAGCTGCTGCGCATCCAGGACCGCCACGGGCGCGATTTCGTGATCCAGCCGACCAGCGAAGAAGTGGTCACTGACATCGCGCGCCAAGAGCTGCGCAGCTACAAGCAACTGCCCAAGAACCTGTACCAGATCCAGACCAAGTTCCGCGACGAGCGCCGCCCGCGTTTCGGCCTGATGCGGGGCCGCGAGTTCATCATGAAGGATGCCTATTCCTTCGACCGCGACCAGGATGCCGCCAAGGCCAGCTACCAGGTGATGGCCCAGGCCTACCGGCGTATTTTCGACCGCTTCGGCTTGACCTACCGTGCCGTGGCCGCGGATAGCGGCGCCATTGGCGGCGACCTGAGCGAAGAGTTCCAGGTGATCGCCGCCACGGGCGAAGACGCGATCGTTTACTGCCCGCAGAGCGATTACGCCGCGAACATGGAAAAGGCCGAGGCGCTGGCCCCGGCAGGGCCCCGCCCGGCATCAACCCAGGCCTTGGCCAAGACGCCGACGCCTGGCAAGAGCACTTGCGCGGATGTGGCCCAACTGCTGGGCGTGGCGCTGCAGACCACCGTGAAGTCCTTGGTGCTGGCCACCGACGAGACCAACGACACCGGCGAGATCATCAAGACGCAGGTCTGGCTGCTGCTGCTGCGTGGCGACCATGACATGAACGAGATCAAGGTGTCCAAGGTCCCTGGCCTGGCGGGTTTCCGCTTCGCCACCGTGGGCGAGATCGAAGACCACTTCGGCTGCAAGCCGGGCTACCTGGGCCCGCTGAAGCTGCAAAAGCCGGTGAAGCTGGTGGTGGACCGCGAAGTGGCCGTGATGGCCGACTGGATCTGTGGCGCCAACGAAATCGATTGCCACATGACGGGCGTGAACTGGGGCCGCGATCTGCCCGAACCCGAGGTGGTGGCCGATCTGCGCAATGTCGTGGCAGGGGATCGTTCGCCCGACGGCCAGGGGGAACTCGCCATCGAGCGCGGCATCGAAGTCGGCCATGTGTTCTACCTCGGCACGAAGTACAGCAAGGCCATGAATGCCACTTTCCTGGGCGAAGACGGCAAGCCCGCTTTCTTCGAGATGGGCTGCTACGGCATCGGCATCACCCGGCTGCCGGCCGCTGCCATCGAACAGAACCACGACGACCGCGGCATCATCTGGCCCGATGCGATCGCCCCTTTCACGGTGGTGGTATGCCCGATCGGCATGGACCGCAGCGCTGAGGTCAAGGCCGCTGCCGAACAACTCCACGCTGATCTGCTGGCGGCGGGGGTCGATGTGCTGCTGGACGACCGGGGCGAGCGCCCGGGCGCGATGTTCGCCGACTGGGAGTTGATCGGCGTGCCCCATCGCGTGGTGATCTCCGACCGTGGGCTCAAGGAAGGCCAACTGGAGTACCAGCATCGCCGGGATACCGCCGCGACCAAGGTGGCCACGGCTGACATCCTGGCGCACATCCAGGGCCGGCTGACACCATGA
- the rplU gene encoding 50S ribosomal protein L21, with protein sequence MYAVIKTGGKQYRVASGEKIKVEQIAADVGQEIVIDQVLAVGNGAEIKVGTPLVSGATVTATVVAHGKHDKVHIFKMRRRKHYQKRQGHRQQFTELQIGAIAG encoded by the coding sequence ATGTACGCGGTCATAAAAACCGGCGGCAAGCAGTATCGCGTTGCTTCCGGCGAAAAAATTAAAGTAGAACAGATTGCTGCGGACGTAGGCCAGGAAATTGTGATCGACCAGGTTCTGGCCGTCGGAAACGGCGCTGAAATCAAGGTTGGCACTCCCCTGGTGTCCGGCGCAACCGTCACGGCAACCGTCGTGGCGCACGGCAAGCACGACAAAGTGCACATCTTCAAGATGCGCCGTCGCAAGCACTATCAGAAACGCCAAGGCCATCGCCAGCAGTTCACCGAACTGCAAATCGGTGCGATCGCCGGTTAA
- a CDS encoding AAA family ATPase, whose translation MTTHSLVPQTPALSLPVAQLRNVFHPCDVERKLTRLQDSGSQREYENLRAVYERMLERGPERFQVKPSGVPDMAHLYDQLPNFTDVLDDVKRHVALAQDSRDGLEVTPMLLLGPPGIGKTHFARHLAELLGTGMNLVPMSSMTAGWLLSGSSSQWKGARPGKVFEALVEGEYANPVIVVDEIDKAASDAQYDPLGALYGLLEHDTAQSFTDEFAEVAIDASQVIWITTANDERGIPDPILNRMNVFEVQAPTPEQARAIARNLYQGIRNGHDWGRMLDPEPQSDVLDLLAQMPPREMRRALMTGFGNARLQHRSAVEVGDLPRSAGGKSRIGFLQ comes from the coding sequence ATGACGACACACAGCCTTGTTCCGCAAACGCCGGCCTTGAGCCTGCCGGTGGCCCAGTTGCGCAACGTGTTCCACCCCTGCGACGTCGAGCGCAAGCTCACGCGGCTGCAGGACAGTGGCAGCCAGCGCGAATACGAAAATCTGCGCGCGGTGTACGAACGCATGCTGGAACGCGGGCCCGAACGCTTCCAGGTCAAGCCTTCCGGCGTGCCGGACATGGCCCACCTCTACGACCAGTTGCCCAACTTCACCGACGTCCTCGACGACGTGAAGCGCCACGTGGCCCTGGCGCAGGACAGCCGCGACGGGCTCGAAGTCACGCCCATGCTGCTGCTGGGCCCGCCGGGCATCGGCAAGACCCACTTCGCGCGGCACCTGGCCGAGCTGCTGGGCACCGGCATGAACCTCGTCCCCATGAGTTCGATGACCGCCGGCTGGCTGCTGTCGGGCTCGTCCTCGCAATGGAAGGGTGCGCGGCCCGGCAAGGTGTTCGAGGCGCTGGTGGAAGGCGAATACGCCAACCCCGTCATCGTCGTGGACGAGATCGACAAGGCCGCGAGCGACGCGCAGTACGACCCGCTGGGCGCGCTCTACGGCCTGCTGGAGCACGACACGGCGCAGAGCTTCACCGACGAATTCGCCGAGGTCGCCATCGACGCGAGCCAGGTCATCTGGATCACCACCGCCAACGACGAGCGCGGCATTCCCGACCCCATCCTCAACCGCATGAACGTGTTCGAGGTGCAGGCGCCCACGCCGGAGCAGGCCCGCGCCATTGCGCGCAATCTGTACCAGGGCATCCGCAACGGCCACGACTGGGGCCGCATGCTCGACCCCGAACCGCAGTCCGATGTGCTGGACCTGCTCGCGCAAATGCCACCGCGCGAAATGCGCCGCGCTCTGATGACCGGCTTCGGCAACGCGCGCCTGCAGCACCGCAGCGCGGTCGAAGTCGGCGACCTGCCGCGCAGCGCGGGCGGCAAATCGCGCATCGGCTTCCTGCAGTGA
- the rpmA gene encoding 50S ribosomal protein L27, with protein MAQKKGGGSTRNGRDSKPKMLGVKAFGGELISAGSIIVRQRGTRFHPGTNVGVGKDHTLFALVDGHVSFGTKGALSKHTVNVTPA; from the coding sequence ATGGCACAGAAAAAAGGCGGCGGCTCTACGCGAAACGGGCGCGATTCCAAGCCCAAGATGCTCGGTGTGAAGGCCTTTGGTGGCGAATTGATCAGCGCTGGCTCGATCATCGTGCGCCAACGTGGCACGCGTTTCCATCCCGGCACGAACGTTGGCGTAGGCAAAGACCACACGCTGTTCGCACTGGTCGATGGCCACGTGTCTTTCGGCACGAAGGGCGCACTGTCCAAGCACACGGTCAATGTGACGCCGGCCTAA